In Capsicum annuum cultivar UCD-10X-F1 chromosome 8, UCD10Xv1.1, whole genome shotgun sequence, the genomic window TTAATTAATTACTACCTCTATTTCAGTTTAATTGTTATGATTTAATTTTGTTTCACACGactgttaaaaaataaaaaatttaagttatAGTTTATAAAGTAACTCATATTTAGTAAGAGTTCATTGATTGTTTTCCTCTAAATAAttcttattaattaatattaatggTATAATTAAAAACAGATGTCAACTTTAGTCTTGAAATCCTTAAGAGACAATTAATTATATTGGGACAATATGTCAAGCTTAAGCGACCGTTAGTTTAGGACAGAGCGAGTAGCAGAATATTCGATATACTTTAATTGCTACGCACTTTTTCAAATATGAAACACTTCTTGTTACTCAACTAATTATCTTTTCACTAGTAGTATTTATTTGATAAACAAGTTTGACTAGTATTTCATATCTTACGCTTTTTCTATTAAATggtggaaaataaaataaaataaaataaaataggatgagAAGAGTATCACTTTCTAAAGGAAATTAGTAGAACCACTTCCTTTAATTTGATGCacttttctacttttcttttatACATTCACCATTGAGATTTCCATCTTTATAAACATTATTATTACTAATTTCTTTTCTTACTATTGTATTGTCTTTGTCACCTCTCAACTTCAATAATCTTCGTTCACACTCCACAAAAAGTCGATTTTCATACAAAATCACTAGGTGTTTTCTGTGGAAAATACTTTCCTTCCCCAAGGATATAATCAATTAACATTATTatctccttttctttttatttctttcaagAAATGACACATTAGTCGATATATTATGCAAATTAGGCGTAATTATAGCATTTGCAATTGACTAATTGACGCAATTACCTCGTGCAAATCTAACTAATTTGATGTAGTATCAAATATATTGGACCTAATAAAATCAACAATTCATGACTGATACAACCTATATGTCGTTTttatagtgttttttttttcatttgtcaaGTTGCATGTGGTGATTATTTTAGAATGTACTATATAATGCCTTCATATGGGAACCTTcacgtgtgtgtgtgtgtgatttgtGAAATTACAAGGGGGGATGGGAATGCTTACATAAGCATGATATGATGCTTACATAATCAACCACcacaaaatcataaaagaaaaaagaaaaataacagaaTAAAAAAcagaaaatgaaattaaaaaaaaaaatgttcctTAACTTGGTGACACAAGACAACTACCAAATACCCATCATAGCACACAAAAGCTAAAAGGGCTACTGAAAGAGTATATACTTGAGCAGTAGTAGCTAGAACTAACACACATATATCAAAAGTGAAGGAACAAGAAAAGAATGCTTTGTTTTCTCCTCTTTTGTTTTTGGCCTTAATCCAATAGTTCCTTCACGTGACAACTTCCATCATATGTATCATTCTCCATTCTCAAAGTTCAAATTTTTATGTACGCACTCAATTTAAGctacaagtgaaaataattattcaaaaaataagataatcaacCTATTACAGGAAGTAAGATGATACTccatgtagtatatactatatactaTATTCATTATCAACGTAAACAAACTAAATCCTATAAATTTTAGTGTCGTTTATTCTATGTTATTAAGTGGATGTTTCTCAATATTAATTCTTGACGTAACACCCATATCATAGCATTCTAagttatcaaacagatatatgaATACACATCGTGCCGGTGCTTTATCATACTCAAAAAGCAGCAAAGAATTTGATGACATACCCCATATAAAAAATTgctcataatatataaatatatctaatGTAAACATTAATTCCACGACTAAGATTTGAGAAGAGCGGTGTGTACGTACATAACGTTATTCATATCTTAGCTTAATCTCGACTAGAAGAAAGCTTACAAAAACCAAACACATAATCAGattgtttgcaacaaattttacaGTGATGAACAATAAATTACAAttacaaataaaacaataagaaacaagaatattttattaataacgaATATGGGTACAATTCTGTCCTCCCTTGATTGATATCTCATGATTTTTtccataattcgagggccgtagcgtatttctcgaacataggaatatggatctccgtaattcgagggccgttattggcttattctcgaacataggatgatctctttattAATATCCCAtaattttgtgggatattggagatcacgatctttttacgaatacccatcagcTTATGGAATATTCAAGATGTCTGTTTCAAggaatatgttaccctttaaGTAGGCGAGATTTAGGTTGAAGTAGTCttctagaactctaacagaatttgaattcttattgaagagtgcacaaattttagatgtctacacaGATATAGTAGTGAAGGAGGAGAAAACAAATGAATGAAACACCATCTCCAAAAAACATTAACTTCAAGACAAGCAATATAGTTATAGGTATACAGCCATCGAGTGGACAAATTTTAGAAGCAACAGAACGTACGTAGGGCCATAACTCATATGGAGTGTGGATAAATTGCAGTGCATGTGGTTGCCCTTCGCAGATCATCTCTTGATTTTCTGTTCCACATGGCATGATATAGAGCTACCTAAGTACACATCACATTTCAAACTTgatcttttttctaattttttgctATTGTTGGTGTCTACATGGTAATAGTACTTTttatttaaacaataaaaaaaatgtattgtACCTTTCAAATACcaatcataaaatagaaaatcCAATATGGGAAAACTTTCTTCCATATATCGACATTGCATAGTGATGATCTTGATTTGTTACATACATTGTTTTCATTTACTATGAAATTAAAGTAGCTAGCAGAGCTAATCAAGTTGGTGGCAGTTTTGCATGCTACAAATTAACAATACTAAATAGAAATGTAATTAAGGTTAATTAGATCCTAGCTTATTGGATCTAATTAATTACACATACAATTAATAATGACGTAGATCCAACTAGCTAGCTAGTGCGGCAAACTAATTTCATCAAGATCATCTAGTGATAGAAAAACTTCATCCAAGCATGATAGCTCTGTGCCATTAtcgtcatcatcattatcacAATTGCGCTCGTATACACGACATATTACCCAACCGCTATAGTCCTGgaaaaaacatattataaaaaagaATACGTTAAGAAAAAGTTGGTTCACGAGCCATAATACATAGCAACAACAAACATGTCTAGCGTAATCCCACTAAGTGGTGTTTGGGGTGGGTAGAATACTCTACGTAGTCCGTACCACTACCTtagaggtgaggtagagaggctgtttctgatcgACCATCGGTCCAATAGCCAtaacatatataatttaattttcataaaTCAAGGTGAATATATACTTACGATTTTGGAACGGCTTTTTCTCCTAGAAGATGAACGGCTACTTGCAGAAGCAGAAGAAGAGTCAGAAAGACTAAATTCTTGCATAACCCAATTGGTTTTGGCACCTTCAGGTTTCTCACCAAGGTAAAAAGCATAGTATTTCTTCATGCCAATATTACTGTCACTTGAACTTGAGAATATTGGTTCAT contains:
- the LOC107879890 gene encoding NAC domain-containing protein 104; the encoded protein is MGDSNVNLPPGFRFYPTDEELVVHFLHRKVALLPCHPDVIPDLDLYPYDPWDLDGKAMAEGNKWYFYSRRTQSRITENGYWKSLGVDEPIFSSSSDSNIGMKKYYAFYLGEKPEGAKTNWVMQEFSLSDSSSASASSRSSSRRKSRSKIDYSGWVICRVYERNCDNDDDDNGTELSCLDEVFLSLDDLDEISLPH